One Candidatus Finniella inopinata genomic window carries:
- a CDS encoding helix-turn-helix transcriptional regulator: MEKWQDFDVLKKKWLEDQNFKETYDALELDYKVVLELIKARSRAGLTQEALANKMGTTQSVIARLESGKTLPSLKTLHKYAEATGSHVQVHIR; encoded by the coding sequence ATGGAAAAATGGCAAGATTTTGACGTCCTTAAAAAAAAATGGTTAGAAGACCAAAATTTCAAAGAAACTTATGATGCGCTGGAGCTTGACTACAAAGTTGTTTTGGAACTTATCAAGGCTCGCTCCAGAGCAGGCTTAACCCAAGAGGCATTAGCTAACAAAATGGGGACAACGCAATCGGTCATTGCGCGATTGGAGTCAGGGAAGACGCTACCCAGCCTTAAAACCCTTCACAAATATGCTGAAGCAACTGGGAGCCATGTTCAAGTTCACATAAGATAA